One window from the genome of Helicoverpa armigera isolate CAAS_96S chromosome 4, ASM3070526v1, whole genome shotgun sequence encodes:
- the LOC135116787 gene encoding flexible cuticle protein 12-like, giving the protein MKFFVVAVSLFAVALSAPSSPDAALEARRRLPALEHEEVHDEFGQFALRYVTAEGTVVSERGRLVPDHEGTGYVMIIEGETTYIGDDGKTYVTKYTAGLDGTHVEGNHLPVPVTPEPVPAVEPIVAPEAQVVAKPVEYVIEPFNNVVTKLH; this is encoded by the exons ATGAAATTC TTTGTGGTAGCGGTATCCCTGTTCGCCGTGGCACTGTCCGCACCGTCCAGTCCTGACGCAGCCCTGGAGGCGCGTCGGAGACTACCAGCTCTGGAACACGAGGAGGTTCACGACGAGTTCGGTCAGTTCGCGCTGCGGTACGTCACGGCCGAGGGTACAGTCGTGTCCGAGAGGGGCCGGCTCGTGCCTGACCACGAGGGCACCGGCTACGTCATGATCATTGAGGGCGAGACCACCTACATCGGCGATGATGGCAAGACCTACGTCACTAAGTACACCGCTGGCCTCGACGGTACCCACGTCGAAGGCAACCACCTCCCAGTGCCCGTCACCCCTGAGCCTGTTCCTGCTGTGGAGCCCATCGTGGCTCCTGAAGCCCAAGTCGTTGCCAAACCAGTAGAGTATGTAATTGAGCCTTTCAACAACGTTGTTACCAAgttgcattaa